In the genome of Poecilia reticulata strain Guanapo linkage group LG16, Guppy_female_1.0+MT, whole genome shotgun sequence, one region contains:
- the nes gene encoding nestin produces the protein MELHGVHKIFHPNHLGEEKQQMLNLNRRLETYLSRVKCLEEENEMLANEIKVLRHNNQGTLTRRRGLEEELRQARLEVDAAWRERVLTEVEVQKLTEEIQALEIQRQMEAETKMLAKTKMEQSRKELEDEQRAQIWLREKVNQLEHEMKFLIQTHEEDVAHLEATLSQSRAEMLPNQIHRSKQTPDLLKMGHEFSQRATRAWQEASEAYQGQLAQLEESLDQARSRLSQVCLEKRESQLKLQTLEKEMASAQDVRLHLEKTVAQRRDEHCQEIQELGEHLEELEVEKVELGQQIDHLLQENHSLMQMKMSLGLEVSTYRALLDGEGLGRDAVLLNKPRSVSVRDAVLSPYGVKKNYPIQPSASLKTTYPSSGQGRTGSTVTATQFLSRRSAALREPPKTSSKLAETAAAKSATVESPYPKIVQNGAAENFRPEEVHEKVTYAEPLSPPNEKEAFDNMSEDEDKTVVERVIESVVSHTAVLGLSREEPLNEKAGNQQFTALSPTSCDVRITELPCNFSDELLKDLPFEGETEEENVEHLRAQADGSTKAEHVQDETSDSETEAMLEPTFESRPSSPESECEPLESAFNRNDESISNVDAVVMRQESSSSTVDVNGKDDEDKLYPDGEEMDTWDSVIERKVSERIDNGVENEGNKQHAEPEDDISTKDPEENRKVGQEGNMDFVLPQVGEGHHAVWELEHVPPPDKEDGGDEDDSQNVSVSWRTELESDSYAQDNTLADTRPLIRYKSDDTDANTQASHIDESESSEGEQEKKAGEAGSGTWTDGKPKTFGTMEDLCEEVEEETVDDDYNMGYTHVEDRDADQGEKVSEYDILLKDAEKVEEMVMSGVEGHSEEETEELTGANIDYDEELETDRLVEQELENLSTDSYSAHFGHEQVREDILEMDQKSIKEINEQENTGNTSTCESENYESALTTAVISKSLGRQFFSDSSPEIQLASTLTEEEVKEQEETEKAAGGSSSEIIKSESEPVTTITRDASEMQLFSNPSVEISSTNTQLVNEQKGTEKLTEDIDSSESEMSVNYEQVSSTIVEDVALKRQHFSESCVEINSTNKLTEEDVHPIDQEAVDNPETREDYDEHNLVSHVDATENHSELKDFLSRSDMEDSNIIEAPSSVLLVTADSNPPQDVDAPTENTEVLPEERSNVSQEHPTEDAEDFHKFFEEGETTEWENPENTTRESEMSDQIKHDLKNDNLHEISDEIIIHEEEPVEVSVDSALNENDIFKVKDVKDSSFHRPFTSDGKNDFWVSSLETGATYTPNNACNESAEQTNHNQGFADNRDWGNLENPKVVNGNSKVDIDPSGLDPTKEQKQGNAEVKKVFYKNVVEGEMVHSEESDVEAESWSSGEETA, from the exons ATGGAGCTCCACGGAGTGCATAAAATCTTTCATCCAAACCACCTTGGTGAGGAGAAGCAACAGATGCTGAACCTGAACAGACGCCTTGAAACCTACCTTAGTCGGGTCAAATGTCTagaggaggaaaatgaaatgCTTGCAAATGAGATCAAAGTTTTGAGGCACAACAATCAGGGGACCCTGACACGCAGGAGGGGCTTAGAGGAGGAGCTGAGACAGGCGAGACTGGAAGTGGATGCCGCCTGGAGGGAGAGGGTCCTCACAGAGGTGGAAGTTCAGAAACTGACTGAGGAGATTCAAGCCCTAGAGATTCAGAGACAGATGGAAGCTGAGACCAAAATGCTGGCGAAGACAAAGATGGAGCAAAGCAGGAAGGAGCTGGAAGATGAGCAGAGAGCACAGATCTGGCTCAGGGAGAAGGTCAACCAGCTGGAACATGAAATGAAATTCCTAATTCAAACCCACGAAGAAGATGTGGCCCACCTGGAGGCCACTCTGTCCCAATCCAGAGCCGAAATGCTTCCAAACCAGATTCACAGAAGCAAACAGACGCCAGACCTCCTCAAGATGGGGCATGAGTTTTCCCAGAGGGCGACCAGAGCTTGGCAGGAGGCCTCAGAGGCCTACCAGGGCCAGTTAGCTCAGCTGGAGGAGTCGCTTGATCAGGCCAGGAGTCGTTTGAGTCAAGTTTGCTTGGAGAAACGCGAGAGCCAGCTGAAACTTCAGACCTTGGAGAAGGAGATGGCTTCAGCTCAGGACGTCAGGCTACATCTGGAGAAGACTGTAGCACAGCGCAGAGACGAACACTGTCAGGAGATCCAGGAGCTCGGG GAACACTTAGAGGAGCTGGAGGTGGAAAAAGTGGAGTTGGGCCAGCAGATAGACCACCTCCTTCAGGAGAACCACAGCCTGATGCAGATGAAAATGTCTCTGGGCCTGGAAGTTTCAACATACAG AGCTTTGCTGGATGGTGAGGGCCTTGGAAGAGATGCAGTTTTGTTGAATAAGCCAAGAAGCGTTTCAGTTAGAG ATGCAGTTCTGAGTCCCTATGGGGTTAAAAAGAATTACCCGATCCAGCCGTCTGCTAGCCTCAAGACTACCTACCCCTCATCTGGCCAAGGCAGAACAGGGTCCACAGTAACTGCAACACAATTCTTGAGCAGAAgatctgcagctttaagagaACCCCCAAAGACTTCAAGCAAACTTGCagaaacagctgcagcaaaGTCTGCAACTGTAGAAAGCCCCTATCCAAAAATAGTTCAGAATGGAGCAGCTGAAAACTTTAGGCCAGAGGAAGTTCATGAAAAAGTCACCTATGCTGAGCCTTTATCACCTCCTAATGAGAAAGAGGCATTCGACAACATGTCTGAGGATGAAGATAAAACAGTGGTAGAAAGAGTCATTGAGTCAGTTGTCAGCCATACAGCAGTGTTAGGTCTCAGCAGGGAGGAACCTTTAAATGAGAAAGCTGGCAACCAGCAGTTCACAGCACTCAGCCCCACATCATGTGATGTCAGAATAACAGAGCTACCATGTAATTTCTCAGATGAACTATTGAAGGATCTGCCCTTTGAAGGGgaaactgaagaagaaaatgtagaaCACCTAAGGGCTCAAGCTGATGGGTCGACAAAGGCAGAGCATGTTCAAGATGAGACTTCAGATTCAGAGACTGAAGCGATGCTTGAACCAACCTTTGAATCCAGACCAAGTAGTCCTGAATCTGAATGTGAGCCCCTTGAAAGTGCTTTTAACAGAAATGATGAAAGCATTTCGAATGTTGATGCAGTTGTTATGAGACAAGAAAGTAGCAGTTCCACTGTGGACGTTAATGGAAAGGATGATGAGGACAAGTTGTATCCTGATGGGGAAGAGATGGATACATGGGACAGTGTAATAGAGAGGAAGGTCAGTGAAAGGATAGATAATGGTGTAGAAAATGAAGGGAACAAGCAACATGCTGAGCCAGAGGACGACATATCAACAAAAGATCCAGAGGAGAACAGAAAGGTTGGTCAAGAAGGCAACATGGACTTTGTATTGCCACAGGTAGGTGAAGGACACCATGCTGTATGGGAGCTGGAGCATGTTCCACCTCCTGACAAAGAAGACGGAGGGGATGAAGACGACTCTCAGAATGTCTCTGTGTCTTGGAGGACAGAGCTGGAGAGTGACAGCTACGCTCAGGATAACACTCTTGCTGATACTCGACCCCTGATCCGATACAAAAGCGATGACACTGACGCCAACACTCAAGCGTCGCACATTGACGAAAGTGAGTCCAGTGAAGGTGAACAGGAAAAGAAAGCTGGAGAGGCAGGAAGCGGAACATGGACTGACGGCAAGCCAAAGACATTTGGAACCATGGAAGATCTGTGTGAGGAAGTGGAAGAGGAGACAGTGGATGATGACTATAACATGGGATACACTCATGTTGAAGATAGGGATGCTGATCAGGGTGAAAAAGTAAGTGAGTATGATATACTTCTGAAAGATGCTGAAAAGGTTGAAGAAATGGTGATGAGTGGTGTTGAGGGACATTCAgaagaggaaacagaagaacTTACTGGAGCCAATATAGACTATGATGAGGAACTGGAGACAGACAGACTAGTGGAACAAGAGTTAGAAAATTTGTCAACAGATAGTTACAGTGCTCATTTTGGACATGAGCAGGTCAGAGAAGATATCTTAGAAATGGATCAAAAATCCATCAAGGAAATTAATGAACAAGAAAATACAGGTAACACATCTACCTGTGAGAGTGAAAACTATGAGTCTGCATTGACCACTGCAGTTATAAGCAAGAGTTTAGGAAGGCAATTTTTCAGTGATTCATCTCCTGAGATACAGTTGGCAAGCACTCTGACTGAGGAGGAAGTGAAAGAACAAGAAGAGActgaaaaagcagcaggaggttCTTCCAGTGAGATcattaaatctgaatctgaaccAGTTACTACAATTACAAGAGATGCTTCAGAGATGCAACTGTTCAGTAATCCATCTGTTGAAATATCTTCAACAAACACTCAGCTTGTGAATGAGCAAAAAGGAACTGAAAAGTTAACAGAAGACATAGATTCCTCTGAGTCTGAAATGAGTGTGAATTATGAACAGGTGTCTTCCACTATAGTTGAAGATGTGGCGTTAAAGAGGCAACATTTTAGTGAATCATGTGTTGAGATAAATTCAACAAACAAGCTGACTGAAGAGGACGTCCATCCTATTGATCAAGAAGCTGTAGATAACCCAGAGACAAGAGAGGACTACGATGAGCACAATCTGGTGTCTCATGTTGATGCAACTGAAAACCACTCTGAATTGAAAGATTTCCTCAGCAGGTCGGATATGGAAGACAGCAACATCATAGAAGCTCCAAGCTCTGTGTTACTGGTAACAGCAGATTCAAATCCTCCACAAGATGTTGATGCTCCCACTGAGAACACCGAGGTGCTTCCTGAGGAAAGATCAAATGTATCCCAAGAACATCCCACTGAGGATGCTGAGGACTTTCACAAGTTTTTTGAGGAAGGAGAAACAACTGAATGGGAAAacccagaaaacacaacaaggGAATCTGAAATGAGTGACCAGATCAAACACGATCTAAAGAATGATAACCTTCACGAAATATCGGACGAAATAATCATACATGAGGAAGAGCCTGTTGAAGTTTCCGTTGACAGTGCCCTGAATGAAAAcgacatttttaaagtgaaggaTGTAAAAGATAGCAGTTTCCATCGTCCCTTCACCTCTGATGGAAAGAATGACTTCTGGGTGTCCTCTTTGGAGACCGGTGCCACTTACACACCAAACAATGCCTGTAATGAATCTGCTGAGCAAACCAATCATAATCAAGGATTTGCTGACAACAGGGATTGGGGGAACTTGGAGAACCCAAAGGTAGTTAATGGGAACTCCAAGGTGGATATTGACCCGTCTGGCCTGGATCCaacaaaagaacagaaacaggGGAATGCCGAAGTGAAGAaggtgttttataaaaatgtagttGAGGGTGAGATGGTCCATTCTGAGGAATCAGATGTTGAGGCTGAATCTTGGTCATCTGGAGAGGAAACAGCCTAA